A DNA window from Chryseobacterium scophthalmum contains the following coding sequences:
- a CDS encoding energy transducer TonB: MKKLILFSALLFGYFIQAQEVAGTTDLEELDLRKNKTDIYNAVEKPAYFPKGSLVFRQKFAKKFKEKNVISKGREKCELTFVIERDGTLTDIKASGTNESFNNEAIRAVSKIKDKWIPAEIDGYKVRYRFRLPLTINFE, translated from the coding sequence ATGAAAAAACTTATTTTATTTTCGGCATTACTATTTGGCTATTTCATACAAGCTCAGGAAGTTGCAGGAACAACTGATTTAGAAGAATTGGATTTACGTAAAAATAAAACCGATATTTATAATGCTGTGGAAAAACCAGCTTACTTTCCCAAAGGCTCACTTGTTTTCAGACAAAAGTTTGCAAAAAAATTCAAAGAAAAAAACGTTATCAGTAAAGGAAGAGAAAAATGTGAACTTACTTTTGTCATTGAAAGAGATGGCACTCTTACGGACATTAAAGCTTCTGGAACTAATGAAAGTTTCAATAACGAAGCTATTCGAGCGGTTTCTAAAATTAAAGACAAATGGATTCCTGCAGAAATTGACGGTTACAAAGTAAGATATCGTTTTAGATTACCTCTTACTATAAACTTTGAATAA
- a CDS encoding TlpA family protein disulfide reductase has translation MKKILSFSALIFSMSFYFSQEQIIVNDVPMIKYEVLEKKIQEEKDVLLVLNFWSTTCAPCVKELPDFMEVNNKYKDNPKFKMLLVSLDRPKDKERVVQFIKNKKLTAEVILLDDIKRMNTWIPRFEKNWDGNIPVTIVYKNSEKVHFNDGEMTKVELENVITKNL, from the coding sequence ATGAAGAAAATTTTGAGTTTCAGTGCATTGATTTTCAGTATGTCTTTTTATTTTTCACAGGAGCAAATTATTGTAAATGATGTTCCTATGATTAAATATGAAGTACTCGAAAAGAAAATTCAAGAGGAAAAAGACGTTCTACTGGTTCTGAATTTCTGGTCTACGACTTGTGCTCCTTGTGTGAAGGAACTTCCGGATTTTATGGAGGTTAATAATAAATATAAAGACAATCCTAAATTTAAAATGCTTTTGGTGTCTTTAGATCGCCCAAAAGATAAAGAGCGTGTAGTACAATTTATTAAAAACAAGAAACTTACCGCAGAAGTTATTCTCCTTGATGATATTAAAAGAATGAACACCTGGATTCCCCGATTTGAAAAAAACTGGGACGGAAACATTCCTGTTACTATTGTCTATAAAAACTCAGAAAAAGTACATTTTAACGATGGAGAAATGACAAAAGTCGAATTGGAAAACGTAATCACAAAAAATCTATAA
- a CDS encoding thioredoxin family protein, with protein sequence MKNIKTLVAAAIIGLSLLSFTTINKNNEEPKQKASSSKGYEVGDTAADFKLKNIDGKMVSLSDFKKAKGFIVVFTCNHCPYAKKYEDRIVALDKKYKEAGYPVIAINPNDPNVQPEDGFQQMITRAKEKGFTFPYLVDEGQKVYPQYGATKTPHVFILQKEGAKNIVKYIGAIDNNYDDPNDVSEHYVQDAMDALLSGKLIANAKTVAIGCTIKVKK encoded by the coding sequence ATGAAAAATATTAAAACATTAGTTGCTGCTGCAATAATAGGCTTAAGTTTACTAAGCTTTACGACAATCAATAAAAATAATGAAGAGCCGAAGCAAAAAGCAAGTTCTTCAAAAGGCTATGAAGTTGGCGATACCGCTGCCGATTTTAAGCTTAAAAATATCGACGGAAAAATGGTTTCGTTGAGCGATTTTAAAAAGGCAAAAGGTTTTATTGTGGTTTTTACCTGTAATCATTGTCCGTATGCAAAAAAATATGAAGACAGAATTGTTGCGCTTGATAAAAAATATAAAGAAGCTGGTTATCCTGTGATCGCAATTAACCCGAATGATCCAAATGTGCAGCCGGAAGATGGGTTTCAACAAATGATCACAAGAGCCAAAGAAAAAGGCTTTACATTCCCTTATTTGGTAGATGAAGGACAGAAAGTTTATCCTCAATATGGCGCCACAAAAACGCCGCACGTTTTTATTCTTCAGAAAGAAGGTGCGAAAAATATTGTAAAATATATTGGAGCCATCGACAATAATTATGATGATCCTAATGATGTTTCAGAGCATTATGTACAAGATGCAATGGATGCTTTATTGAGCGGAAAACTAATTGCAAATGCTAAAACAGTAGCGATAGGCTGTACAATAAAAGTGAAAAAATAA
- a CDS encoding ribosomal maturation YjgA family protein: MKFKFSAKYFLLTILIFLVEVLIATVLKDQFFIRAYLGDVIVVMLLYTFVKSFVIINETKLIIGIFAFSCLVEFAQFFHVADKLGFQPGSLMYIVIGNSFSWIDILCYGVGCLILYVFTKFKPKNEDN; the protein is encoded by the coding sequence ATGAAATTTAAATTTAGCGCAAAATATTTCCTTTTAACCATCCTTATCTTTCTTGTTGAAGTTTTAATTGCAACGGTTTTAAAAGATCAATTCTTTATCAGAGCTTATCTGGGAGATGTGATTGTGGTGATGTTGCTGTATACTTTTGTGAAAAGTTTTGTCATCATCAACGAAACAAAGTTAATCATCGGGATTTTTGCTTTTTCATGTCTGGTTGAGTTTGCTCAATTTTTCCATGTAGCAGATAAATTAGGCTTCCAACCGGGAAGCCTGATGTATATCGTAATCGGAAATTCTTTCTCGTGGATTGATATTTTGTGTTATGGAGTTGGTTGCTTAATTTTATATGTTTTCACAAAATTCAAACCAAAAAATGAAGACAATTAA
- a CDS encoding YARHG domain-containing protein, whose protein sequence is MKILKFTVITLFTISLISCKKEATTEEKPKDSLTAKKDSVAIPEVHKEYYGIYTGEFAGKGELYDNETEEYYEGTDYKRLSLKINRITQDSVYGQSIVNGTQRPFRGVFNEQSQSFVLDEPGNDKTDGRFEIKLKNDSITGKWTAFNKSAVKAPLKNLKLIKKEFVYNPNFMLDENSELIDWENPKDFKEKYTDEETGKTETYTTSKNRIASDAVFKINASKQKLNEKDLKNLRKLDMEIIKNSVFARHGYSFKKQTYRNFFEQTDWYIPVSNNVDSELSPMEKDNVALLNRFIKYAEDKYDQFGR, encoded by the coding sequence ATGAAAATTTTAAAATTTACTGTAATCACACTTTTTACCATCAGTTTAATAAGCTGTAAAAAAGAAGCAACAACCGAAGAAAAACCTAAAGACAGTTTAACTGCAAAAAAAGATTCTGTGGCAATCCCAGAAGTTCATAAAGAATATTACGGAATTTACACCGGAGAATTTGCAGGTAAAGGAGAGCTTTATGACAACGAAACCGAAGAATATTACGAAGGAACAGATTATAAAAGGCTTTCATTAAAAATCAACCGAATTACTCAGGATTCTGTGTACGGACAAAGTATTGTGAACGGAACTCAGCGTCCTTTTCGTGGAGTTTTCAATGAGCAATCTCAATCTTTTGTTTTGGATGAACCAGGCAATGACAAAACCGACGGACGGTTTGAAATTAAACTGAAAAACGACAGCATCACGGGAAAGTGGACCGCTTTTAATAAATCTGCCGTAAAAGCTCCTTTAAAAAACTTAAAACTGATCAAAAAAGAGTTCGTTTACAATCCGAATTTTATGCTGGATGAAAACTCTGAATTGATCGATTGGGAAAACCCTAAAGATTTTAAAGAAAAATATACCGACGAAGAAACCGGAAAAACAGAAACTTATACCACTTCAAAAAATAGAATCGCCTCTGATGCGGTTTTCAAAATCAATGCTTCTAAACAGAAACTGAACGAAAAAGACTTGAAAAATCTAAGAAAACTGGATATGGAGATCATTAAAAACTCTGTTTTTGCAAGACATGGCTATTCCTTCAAAAAACAAACTTATAGAAACTTCTTTGAGCAAACCGATTGGTATATCCCTGTTTCCAATAATGTTGACAGCGAATTATCACCTATGGAAAAAGACAATGTAGCTTTGCTGAACCGTTTCATCAAGTATGCTGAAGATAAATATGACCAATTTGGAAGATAA
- a CDS encoding DUF2306 domain-containing protein, with translation MLSIKRNIPNVVKILLIIGFGYFFWLMLKITLEYIPLDTNVSFLMIKQTEVEQRPEYLYFFYTHVYTSIFVLLAGFLAILRKDFAVKNFHRNTGKIYIFLILLFAAPSGIYMGVFANGGFLSKISFVILGCFWWFSTFKAFQLARQRKFKEHKQWMWRSFALTISAITLRMWKVIIVYLFHPNPMDVYQIIAWLGWIPNILLIEYLITKKHI, from the coding sequence ATGCTTTCAATTAAAAGAAATATTCCTAACGTTGTAAAAATCCTTCTTATCATAGGATTCGGATATTTCTTTTGGCTCATGCTGAAAATAACTTTAGAGTATATTCCTTTAGATACCAATGTGAGTTTTTTAATGATTAAACAAACTGAAGTAGAACAAAGACCGGAATATCTTTATTTCTTTTACACCCATGTTTACACAAGCATTTTTGTTTTATTAGCTGGTTTTTTAGCTATTCTCAGAAAAGATTTCGCAGTAAAAAACTTTCACAGAAACACAGGTAAAATTTATATTTTTTTGATTTTACTATTTGCTGCACCTTCAGGAATTTATATGGGAGTTTTTGCAAATGGTGGATTTTTATCAAAAATCTCTTTTGTCATTTTAGGCTGTTTTTGGTGGTTTAGTACGTTTAAAGCTTTTCAATTAGCCAGACAGAGAAAATTTAAAGAACACAAACAATGGATGTGGCGAAGTTTTGCACTCACAATTTCTGCCATCACTTTGAGAATGTGGAAAGTAATTATTGTATATTTATTCCACCCAAATCCAATGGATGTTTACCAAATCATCGCTTGGTTGGGCTGGATTCCAAACATTTTATTAATTGAATATTTAATCACAAAAAAGCACATTTAA
- a CDS encoding energy transducer TonB, producing the protein MKKLFVFLVLISSVKIFSQEQNTSSTEQFGNIEKSKEFPIYPGGINVFKMNFAKMIDWDKVNAKGAVKSEAQLIISEDGDVVDINIIGDNKSLNKEMERVAKRMSKTKWIPAKIDGKPVKFRFKLPITMNFD; encoded by the coding sequence ATGAAAAAACTATTTGTATTTCTTGTACTAATTAGTTCTGTAAAAATTTTCTCACAAGAACAAAATACATCATCTACTGAACAATTTGGAAATATCGAAAAATCTAAAGAGTTTCCAATTTATCCAGGAGGAATTAATGTTTTCAAAATGAACTTTGCTAAAATGATTGATTGGGATAAGGTAAATGCTAAAGGTGCAGTTAAATCCGAAGCTCAATTAATAATTTCTGAAGATGGTGATGTTGTAGATATAAATATTATAGGAGACAATAAGTCTTTAAATAAAGAAATGGAACGTGTAGCAAAGCGTATGTCCAAAACAAAATGGATTCCTGCTAAAATTGATGGAAAACCAGTAAAATTCAGATTTAAACTACCTATTACAATGAATTTTGATTAA
- a CDS encoding BaiN/RdsA family NAD(P)/FAD-dependent oxidoreductase: MKQIIIIGGGAAGFFCAANLDEKKYKVTILEQNSDVLQKVKISGGGRCNVSHACFDPKELVQFYPRGNKELLSVFTKFQPGDTMEWFENRKIPLKIEKDNRIFPESNSSQTIINTFLHEIQQKNVEVKTKCSVKEIEKLDEKYLVKTSLGDFEADFVIYTTGSSPKSLKMIENLGHKIIDLVPSLFTFNIKDDLLKDLLGTSFEMAETSIPKLKTEESGPLLITHWGLSGPAILKISAWEAINLAKVKYNFEVQVNFISKDIDDAEELFQNFKQSNPKKSIGQSKIFDVTNRFWQRILEVSKVDLNKQIANISGKEIQTILENLCKKKFQVTGKSTFKDEFVTAGGVDLKEINFKNMSSKILPNFYIAGEVLNIDAVTGGFNFQACWSEAWLIAQDLNNL; the protein is encoded by the coding sequence ATGAAGCAAATTATCATTATCGGAGGTGGTGCAGCAGGATTTTTCTGTGCTGCAAATCTTGACGAAAAGAAATATAAAGTTACCATTCTTGAGCAGAATTCAGATGTTTTGCAAAAAGTAAAAATTTCCGGAGGTGGAAGATGTAATGTAAGTCATGCCTGTTTTGATCCTAAAGAATTAGTGCAGTTTTATCCTCGTGGAAACAAAGAGTTACTGAGCGTTTTCACCAAATTTCAACCGGGAGATACCATGGAATGGTTCGAAAATCGGAAAATTCCGTTGAAGATAGAAAAAGATAACAGGATCTTCCCTGAAAGCAATTCTTCGCAGACGATTATTAATACTTTTTTACATGAAATTCAGCAGAAAAATGTTGAAGTTAAAACGAAATGTTCAGTCAAAGAAATTGAAAAATTAGATGAAAAATATTTAGTTAAAACAAGTTTAGGGGATTTTGAAGCAGATTTTGTGATTTACACAACCGGAAGTTCACCAAAGTCTTTAAAAATGATTGAAAATTTAGGACATAAGATCATAGACTTGGTTCCTTCCCTATTTACATTTAATATTAAAGATGATTTGCTGAAAGATCTTTTAGGAACAAGTTTTGAAATGGCAGAAACCTCTATTCCAAAATTAAAAACTGAAGAAAGCGGACCGCTATTGATTACGCATTGGGGACTTTCAGGACCTGCAATTCTGAAAATTTCGGCTTGGGAAGCCATTAATCTGGCGAAAGTAAAATACAATTTTGAAGTTCAGGTGAATTTTATTTCAAAAGACATTGATGATGCGGAAGAATTATTTCAAAATTTCAAACAGTCAAATCCTAAAAAATCTATCGGACAGTCTAAGATTTTTGATGTGACCAATCGTTTTTGGCAGAGAATTCTGGAGGTTTCAAAAGTTGATTTGAATAAACAAATTGCGAATATTTCAGGAAAAGAGATACAGACAATTCTTGAAAATTTATGTAAAAAGAAGTTTCAGGTTACAGGAAAATCGACTTTTAAGGATGAGTTTGTAACTGCAGGAGGTGTAGATTTAAAAGAAATTAATTTTAAAAATATGTCTTCGAAAATTTTGCCTAACTTTTACATTGCCGGAGAAGTTCTGAATATTGACGCTGTAACTGGTGGATTTAATTTTCAGGCATGTTGGAGTGAAGCGTGGCTGATTGCACAAGACTTAAATAATTTATAA
- a CDS encoding acyl-CoA thioesterase, whose amino-acid sequence MTFYHTFEVRWSDLDANKHLANSSYVQYCAQTRMAFMKKEKMGVTQMSRWGIGPVIMHERFSFFKEIFADQKVIVSLEIDGCAEDAAIYRFVHKFYLPDGSHCATSEATGVWIDTMLRKMTSPPDDVVEAMNKYKTAETILMTREDFKKLPFRPENIDPATFN is encoded by the coding sequence ATGACTTTTTACCATACATTCGAAGTTCGCTGGAGCGACTTAGACGCAAATAAACACTTGGCCAACTCATCTTACGTGCAATATTGTGCGCAAACCAGAATGGCTTTTATGAAAAAGGAAAAAATGGGTGTTACTCAAATGAGCCGATGGGGAATTGGGCCTGTAATTATGCATGAGCGATTTTCTTTTTTCAAGGAAATTTTTGCTGATCAAAAGGTAATTGTAAGCCTTGAAATTGATGGATGCGCAGAAGATGCAGCGATCTATCGTTTCGTTCATAAATTCTATCTTCCTGATGGTTCACATTGTGCGACTTCTGAAGCAACCGGTGTCTGGATCGATACGATGTTGAGAAAAATGACTTCTCCACCGGACGATGTGGTAGAAGCAATGAATAAATATAAAACTGCCGAAACAATATTGATGACGAGAGAAGATTTTAAAAAGCTTCCTTTCCGTCCGGAAAATATTGACCCGGCAACATTTAACTAA
- the thiL gene encoding thiamine-phosphate kinase, with translation MFEDKEQELTPISKLGEFGLIKHLTEFFPLSNESSELGVGDDAAVINSGNKRVVLTTDVLAEGVHFNLGYVPLKHLGYKAVVVNLSDIAAMNATPTQILVSLAVSNRFPVEALEELYSGIQAACGRYKVDLIGGDTTSSNAGLVMSITAVGIENEENIVKRSGAKPNDLLVVTGDLGGAYMGLQILEREHAVFLADPNMQPEMEGCDYILERQLKPEARTDVKGVLEQLDIKPTSMIDISDGLASEILHLSDQSKVGFRLYEEKIPMDNLTITTADELNLNPVMTALSGGEDYELLFTIASEDFDKIKNHPDFTIIGHAVEKEEGNFMVARGSNQLVALTAQGWDAFLGNQYND, from the coding sequence ATGTTTGAAGATAAAGAACAAGAATTAACACCGATCTCAAAATTGGGAGAGTTTGGTTTAATTAAACATTTAACGGAATTTTTTCCTTTATCCAATGAGTCTTCGGAACTTGGCGTAGGAGATGATGCTGCAGTGATCAATTCCGGGAACAAGAGGGTTGTTTTAACCACCGATGTTTTGGCGGAAGGAGTTCATTTCAATTTAGGATATGTTCCATTGAAACATTTAGGTTACAAAGCTGTTGTTGTGAATCTAAGTGATATTGCAGCAATGAATGCAACACCAACACAGATTTTGGTTTCTCTAGCAGTTTCAAACCGTTTTCCCGTAGAAGCTTTAGAAGAATTATATTCAGGAATTCAGGCGGCTTGCGGAAGGTATAAAGTGGACTTAATTGGCGGAGACACAACAAGTTCGAATGCCGGTTTGGTGATGAGCATAACCGCAGTCGGAATTGAAAATGAAGAAAATATTGTTAAAAGAAGCGGTGCAAAACCAAATGATTTATTGGTGGTAACCGGAGATTTAGGTGGAGCTTATATGGGACTTCAGATTTTGGAAAGAGAGCATGCTGTTTTCTTAGCTGATCCAAATATGCAGCCTGAAATGGAAGGTTGCGACTATATTTTAGAAAGACAATTGAAACCAGAAGCAAGAACTGATGTGAAAGGTGTCTTAGAACAATTAGATATCAAACCGACGTCAATGATCGATATTTCAGACGGTTTGGCTTCGGAAATTCTGCATCTTTCTGACCAGTCAAAAGTTGGTTTCAGATTGTATGAAGAGAAAATTCCGATGGATAATTTAACGATTACAACTGCTGATGAATTGAATTTAAATCCTGTAATGACGGCGTTAAGCGGTGGTGAAGATTATGAACTGTTATTCACGATTGCTTCAGAAGATTTTGATAAAATAAAAAATCACCCGGATTTTACCATTATCGGTCATGCGGTTGAAAAAGAAGAAGGCAATTTTATGGTGGCAAGAGGGTCTAATCAATTGGTCGCTTTAACGGCGCAAGGTTGGGATGCTTTTTTAGGAAACCAGTACAACGATTAA
- the pepT gene encoding peptidase T, which yields MSTIEFNSMWREKLLNRFLSYVKIYSTSDAESETTPSTERQWDIANYITEELKTIGLEDVSIDEHGYIMGYVPSNLENDNQPTIGFISHYDTSPDFSGENVKPQVWENYQGEDLILNKETNFTLSPSKFESLKKYIGQTVITTDGNTLLGADDKAGCAEIVTAVEYLIANPEIKHGRIAVGFTPDEEIGRGAHKFDVAKFGAEFAYTMDGGEVGELEYENFNAAGAVVKIHGLSVHPGYAFGKMVNASLLAAEFIQSLPANETPSTTKGFDGFYHLMDVTSDVSECKLQYIIRDHDEEKFEARKKFMEEKVAEFNQKHGEKTAEVEIKEQYRNMKQQFEGKMHIVDLAAKAMKEAGIEPKIKAIRGGTDGAQLSYMGLPCPNIFAGGINFHGPYEYVALESMMKATKVIINIVKA from the coding sequence ATGAGTACAATAGAATTCAACTCGATGTGGAGAGAAAAACTGCTGAACCGTTTTCTCAGCTATGTAAAAATATATTCAACAAGTGACGCTGAAAGCGAAACCACTCCTTCAACAGAAAGGCAATGGGACATCGCCAATTATATCACTGAAGAACTGAAAACAATTGGTCTGGAAGATGTTTCTATTGACGAGCATGGTTACATTATGGGATATGTTCCATCTAATTTGGAAAACGACAATCAGCCGACGATAGGATTTATTTCTCATTATGATACTTCACCGGATTTCAGTGGTGAAAATGTAAAACCTCAGGTTTGGGAAAATTATCAGGGAGAAGATTTGATTCTGAATAAAGAAACAAATTTCACTTTATCTCCTTCAAAATTTGAAAGTTTAAAAAAATATATCGGTCAGACTGTAATTACAACTGACGGAAATACCCTTCTTGGAGCAGATGACAAAGCAGGTTGCGCTGAAATTGTAACTGCTGTAGAATATCTTATTGCCAATCCAGAAATCAAACACGGAAGAATTGCTGTAGGATTTACACCGGATGAAGAAATCGGAAGAGGAGCACATAAATTTGATGTAGCAAAATTCGGAGCTGAATTCGCTTATACAATGGATGGCGGAGAAGTTGGAGAATTGGAATATGAAAATTTCAATGCAGCCGGAGCGGTTGTAAAAATCCACGGATTGAGTGTGCACCCTGGTTATGCTTTTGGAAAAATGGTGAACGCAAGTCTTTTGGCAGCAGAATTTATCCAATCTCTTCCAGCAAATGAAACACCTTCAACGACAAAAGGTTTTGACGGATTTTATCATTTAATGGATGTAACTTCTGATGTTTCAGAATGTAAGCTTCAATATATCATTCGTGATCATGACGAAGAGAAATTTGAGGCTAGAAAAAAATTCATGGAAGAAAAAGTGGCAGAATTTAATCAAAAACATGGCGAAAAAACGGCTGAAGTGGAGATTAAAGAACAATACCGCAACATGAAGCAGCAATTTGAAGGTAAAATGCACATCGTAGATCTTGCTGCAAAAGCAATGAAAGAAGCTGGAATTGAGCCTAAAATTAAAGCAATTAGAGGTGGAACAGACGGAGCGCAATTATCTTATATGGGATTGCCTTGTCCGAATATTTTTGCCGGCGGGATCAACTTCCACGGACCTTATGAGTATGTTGCTTTGGAAAGTATGATGAAAGCTACTAAGGTGATTATAAATATTGTGAAAGCTTAA
- a CDS encoding hydroxymethylglutaryl-CoA lyase: MFLTECPRDAMQGWDEFIPTDKKIDYINSLMEVGFDVLDCLSFVSPKAIPQMADSAEVAENIDKSLSNTKVSAIIANYRGAEKALKHQSVDILGFPFSISETFQHRNTNKNQEEAFDDIVKMVELTKTEGKELNIYFSMAFGNPYGEMWKWEDVDFWANRFSEIGIKNILLSDTTGVATPKTIALLFEKIPSKYPEIDFGAHFHNRYEESYSKLKAAYDKGCRRYDSAIKGIGGCPMAKDDLVGNMPTEQVINFMSVEKAQHNLNLLNFESSYNRAKDIFHF, encoded by the coding sequence ATGTTTCTTACAGAATGCCCTAGAGATGCGATGCAGGGTTGGGATGAGTTTATCCCGACTGATAAAAAAATAGATTACATCAATTCACTGATGGAAGTAGGTTTTGATGTGCTTGATTGCCTGAGTTTTGTCTCTCCGAAAGCAATTCCGCAAATGGCAGATTCTGCTGAGGTTGCCGAGAATATCGATAAATCTTTGTCTAATACCAAAGTTTCTGCAATTATTGCCAATTATAGAGGTGCTGAAAAAGCGTTGAAGCATCAATCTGTAGATATTTTGGGTTTTCCATTTTCCATTTCTGAAACTTTTCAGCACAGAAATACCAATAAAAATCAGGAGGAAGCTTTTGATGATATTGTAAAAATGGTTGAGCTCACCAAAACTGAAGGAAAAGAACTGAATATTTACTTTTCAATGGCATTCGGAAATCCGTATGGTGAAATGTGGAAATGGGAAGATGTAGACTTTTGGGCGAATAGATTTTCAGAAATAGGAATTAAAAATATCCTTCTTTCAGATACAACCGGAGTAGCAACACCGAAAACGATTGCTTTATTGTTTGAAAAAATTCCATCGAAATATCCTGAAATAGATTTTGGAGCACATTTTCATAACCGTTATGAAGAATCTTATTCTAAACTGAAAGCAGCTTATGATAAAGGTTGCAGGAGATATGATTCTGCTATCAAAGGAATTGGCGGTTGTCCGATGGCAAAAGATGATTTGGTAGGAAATATGCCGACAGAGCAAGTAATCAATTTTATGAGCGTAGAAAAAGCGCAACACAATTTAAACTTATTGAATTTCGAAAGTTCTTATAACAGGGCGAAAGATATTTTTCATTTCTAG
- a CDS encoding OsmC family protein yields the protein MTSKITYIGGLRCSAEHLQSGTIIESDAPTDNHGKGEKFSPTDLCATSLAECALTTIAILGKDKINIDGAYCTLQKIMKTEPRRIGEIVCNFVFSNQYSDEEKAFIEETAHNCPVAKSLHPELVQTMIFIYQ from the coding sequence ATGACATCAAAAATAACATACATAGGAGGTTTAAGATGTTCAGCAGAACATTTACAATCTGGAACCATCATCGAAAGTGATGCGCCAACCGATAACCACGGAAAAGGTGAAAAGTTTTCGCCTACAGATCTTTGTGCGACTTCTTTAGCGGAATGTGCATTGACAACCATTGCCATTTTAGGGAAAGACAAAATAAATATTGACGGAGCTTACTGTACGCTTCAGAAAATTATGAAAACCGAGCCAAGAAGAATTGGTGAGATTGTTTGTAATTTTGTTTTTTCAAATCAATATTCTGATGAAGAGAAAGCTTTTATTGAGGAAACCGCTCATAATTGCCCGGTTGCAAAAAGCCTTCATCCAGAACTTGTACAGACAATGATTTTCATTTATCAATAA
- a CDS encoding sulfurtransferase, whose amino-acid sequence MLPIISPKQLKGLSAEKLIILDVRTGKDSYQNYLNQHLKKAKFIDLDKDLAEIVEDAAFGGRHPLPNIQNFAETVSRLGISEDSHVVIYDDKNGANAAARAWWMLKSFGLKNVQVLDGGIQAAQKENLDFSSGKEAFEKSEIITKKHWLLPVSSLEDVENELTNESLAVIDVRDAYRYKGESEPIDLVAGHIPGAINIPFSENLEENGNFLKPEVLKEKYLKLLENKPEKLIIHCGSGVTACHTILALAYAGFEIPNLYVGSWSEWSRREGKEIAKEI is encoded by the coding sequence ATGCTTCCTATAATTTCACCAAAACAATTAAAAGGACTTTCTGCTGAAAAACTTATTATTCTTGATGTACGAACCGGAAAAGACAGTTATCAAAACTATCTGAATCAACATCTCAAGAAAGCAAAATTCATAGATTTAGATAAAGATTTAGCAGAAATTGTTGAAGATGCAGCTTTTGGAGGAAGACATCCGCTTCCAAATATTCAAAATTTTGCCGAAACCGTTTCCCGTTTGGGAATTTCAGAAGATTCTCATGTTGTCATTTATGATGATAAAAACGGAGCAAATGCTGCAGCCAGAGCTTGGTGGATGTTGAAATCTTTTGGGCTGAAAAACGTACAGGTTTTAGATGGTGGAATTCAGGCAGCTCAAAAAGAAAATTTGGATTTTTCATCGGGAAAAGAAGCTTTTGAAAAATCTGAAATCATTACAAAAAAACATTGGCTTCTGCCTGTTTCAAGTCTGGAAGATGTTGAAAATGAGTTAACAAACGAGTCTTTAGCTGTAATTGATGTAAGAGATGCTTATCGTTATAAAGGTGAGTCTGAACCGATCGATTTAGTTGCAGGTCATATTCCGGGAGCGATTAATATTCCTTTTTCTGAAAATTTAGAGGAAAACGGAAACTTTTTGAAGCCTGAAGTTTTAAAAGAAAAGTATTTAAAATTATTAGAAAATAAACCTGAAAAATTAATCATTCATTGTGGTTCAGGAGTTACTGCTTGTCACACAATTTTGGCGCTTGCTTATGCCGGATTTGAAATTCCAAATTTATACGTTGGTTCCTGGAGTGAATGGAGTAGAAGAGAGGGGAAAGAGATTGCAAAAGAAATCTAA
- a CDS encoding SUF system Fe-S cluster assembly protein, which produces MKFTDDQIADIGEEIIRILKTVYDPEIPVDIYELGLIYDVQISDEADVKIIMTLTTPNCPVAETLPQEVKDKVKTVENVNEVELELTFEPSWNKDMMSEEAKFELGML; this is translated from the coding sequence ATGAAATTTACAGACGATCAGATTGCCGATATAGGAGAAGAAATTATAAGAATATTAAAAACCGTTTATGACCCGGAAATTCCGGTGGATATTTATGAATTGGGGTTGATTTACGATGTACAGATCTCTGATGAAGCTGATGTAAAAATTATTATGACTTTAACGACTCCTAATTGTCCGGTTGCAGAAACTTTACCACAGGAAGTAAAAGATAAAGTAAAAACAGTGGAAAACGTAAACGAAGTTGAATTGGAACTTACTTTTGAGCCAAGCTGGAACAAAGATATGATGAGCGAAGAGGCTAAATTCGAGTTGGGAATGCTGTAA